The genome window TCCGAACAAGAATACTTCCTGGTAGATGCCAATTTCAGCAACAACCGCCCCGATTTACTGCTAGCAGGTCGCACCTTGTTTGGCAAAGCTCCTGCGAAAGGTCAGCAATTTGACGACCACTATTTTGGAGCGATTCCAGAGCGCGTTCAAGTCTTCATGCAGGAAGTAGAAGAAAGAATGTACCGACTGGGAATTCCTGCCAAAACCCGCCACAACGAAGTAGCTCCCGGTCAGTTTGAAATTGCACCAGTTTTTGAAGCTGCAAACGTCGCCAGCGACCACCAACAATTAACCATGACAATTCTCCGCAACACTGCGAAGAAACACGGTTTTATGTGTTTGCTGCACGAGAAGCCTTTCGCCGGCATTAACGGTTCTGGCAAACACGTCAACTGGTCGGTCGGCAATGCCACCCAAGGAAACTTATTAGACCCCGGCGATACACCGCACTCGAACATACAATTTCTAGTTTTCTGCGGCGCTGTGATTCGCGGAGTTCACAAATACGGCCCGCTATTGCGCGCGGTAGTTGCTACTGCCAGCAACGACCACCGATTGGGTGCAAATGAGGCTCCACCAGCAATTATCTCTGTCTATTTGGGTTCGCAATTAGAAGATATCTTCGCGCAAATTAGCCGGGGAGAAGTTAAGGACTCTAAAGGTCGGGGAATTATGAACTTAGGTGTAGAAACACTTCCTACTTTCATGAAGGATGCTGGAGACAGAAACCGGACTTCGCCCTTTGCCTTTACTGGCAACCGCTTTGAATTCCGTGCAGTAGGTTCCGGTCAGTCTGTTTCCGGGCCGCTGGTGGCGATGAATACAATTCTTGCAGATTCTTTGGACTGGATTGCTAACAAATTAGAAAGCGGTTTGGCTAACGGAACTGAACTGAATGCTGCCATCCAAACCATTCTCAAAGAAGTGATGGACGAGCACGGTGCGGTTGTATTTGGCGGCGACGGCTATTCCGAAGAATGGCACAAAATGGCCGTTGAGGAACGAGGTTTAGCTAACTTGCGGACTACGGCCGATGCTTTGCCCGTGTTGAAGGAAGGATACATTGAAGACTTGTTTGAAAAGACAGGTGTTCTGACTCCCGTTGAATTGGAAAGCCGTTACGATGTTTATGCTGAGCAGTATTTGCTGGCAATTGAAGTCGAAGCAAAACTGGTAATAAGCATGGCAAAAACCATTATTTACCCCGCAGCGTTGAGGTATTTAGCTGAACTTTCCGGCACAATCTCTAAATTGAAAGAGATTGGGATTGAACTGGAAAAGGAAAGTGCCGAAAAAGTAGCGGTGTTGGTTAAGTCCATGATGGATACTGCGAGCAAATTGAGTGCTGCTTTGAGCAAGCACGATTTTGCTTCGACAGAAGACCATATGCAGTATGCTTCGCAAACAATTCGTCCTTTGATGGATGAGGTTCGCAAGTATGCCGATGCTCTGGAAGGTGAAGTGGCTGATGATTTGTGGCCTCTGCCTACTTATCAAGAAATGCTGTTTGTTAAGTAATAGCAAACAAATTCGGTTAATTGCAGGTTAGAGTTGTCAGGACACGGCAGTGCCGTGTCCTTACTTGTTTTTGAGGTTAAATGAGTGTGACGCTGAATCTGTCAATCGATTTTAGATTTTAGATTTTAGATTTTAGATTAAAGGAATGAGAATTAAATAACTTCCACTCTTGAAAGTGGGATGGGCCGATTCCGCCCGTCCTTTTTGAACGGGCTCATAGGCCCATCCCACAATAACAATTAAAATTGTAAGTTATTTAATTCGCGATCCAAAGAATTGAAGCATTGACCCCACGGATAAATTCGGGGGCTTGTCGATCGGATACAGGTTTTTTATTTCTGGACGGGTGAATCCGGGGGCTTGTATCCTGGATGCTTGATTGTCAGAGTCATAAAATGCGATCGAGAGTAAGAGTTAATATTGTTGAGATACCGTTCAACAAATTTATCGGCGTACAAAAAGTAATATTGCTGCGAAAAGCTATTATGCGAATTCAATCTTTCTTGAAACAAATGACTCTGGGGGCTCTAGCTCTATTTTTTACGATCGCTTGCAGTCGATCGACTCCGAACGTAAACTCTTCCCCTGAAGCAAGTACCTCTAGCACCTTTAAAGTGGCCTTGGTCGTCACAGGCTCCAAAGACAACAACAGTTGGTCTCAAGCCTGCTTTGAAGGATTGAATCTAATTAAAGATAAATTTAATGCTCAGGTAGACTTTACTGGCCTTGACGGTGAAGATAGTGAAGCAGCCCTTCGCAAATATGCCCAGTCAGGCTATGACCTGGTAATTGCAGCCAGTGGTGGCTATATCAAAGCTGCCGAAAAGGTCGCTCGAGAATTTCCGCGAACGAAATTTGCCCTGATTACAACGTATCCAGGGAATAACAGAAATTTGGGGGCTGTTGCCTTTCGATCGGGTGAAGTGGGGTACCTCACAGGCGCTTTGGCTGCCATGAAGACCAAAAGCAATAAAGTTGGCTATATTGTGGGTGCATCTTATCCGGTTTACAAAGAAGAAGAAGCCTTGTTTAGGCGGGGAGTGAAGGCAACGAATCCCTCTGTTCAAGCCTCGACTGCTTTTCTCAACAGTTGGATTGATACGGACAAGGCCACCAAAGTTGCAACGGATATGGTGGCCTCTGGAGTCGATGTTTTGACAATCAACGCGGATGAGGCAGGGTTAGCCGCCCTAAAAGCCGTTACGCAAAAGCCAGGAGTCTTTGTGATTGGTTGGGCCAAGGATCAGTACGAACTGGCTCCCGGCAAAGTCCTAACTAGCGTTCTGCAGGACATTCCCAATCTGGTGCTAAATGTGGCAGTGTTAACCCAGCAAGGTCGCTGGGAAGGAAAACTTTACAAGTTTGGGCTCAAGGAAAAGATCTATGACTTTGCTCCTTTCCGTGGCACTCTCACGTCTCAGGAAGAGGAGACTTTCAAGACCATCCGAGAAGCTGTGACAACTGGCAAAATTGATGTTTCCCCTTAGTGCGCCGATTAATTGATTTACCAATATCGATCGATAGTCCGATGAAAAATCAACGCAACGATCGCGCTCTGCCGATTGCCAAAAGCTCCCCTTCACATCCCTGGCAGCGCTTCTTTTCTATTGCACATCAGCTCCGCTATGGTTTGATATTTTTGGTTCTCCTGAGCTTGCTGCCCACAGGTGGCTTGCTGATCTACCTCAGCTTTCAGGCGCAGATCCAGCAATCGCGATCGCTCCAACAAGAGCGCAGTCAGACAGCAGCAGCCCAGATTGATAATTATCTAGATGACTTGAAACGAAAACTGAGCTATTTAGCTAGGGTCAAAGGACTCACCAACTTTCAACCTCAAGTGCAGCAGAGCCTGTTGGAAGGGTTGATTCGTCATAATGATGCTTATGAAGCCGTTGCCATTTTGAACCGGAAGGGACAAGTTATCGCGTCAGTTTCACCCTACCAACCGCTCAAGTTAGAAAAACCCGCCAATTCGCCACTGTTTATTCGTGCCTTCAAACAACAGGAAGATTATGTCAGTCCTGTAGAAATTAATCCTCAAACCCACGAACCAACCACCATTCTGGCGGTTCCGATTCGGAATCAGCGAGATGAGGTGGATGGGGTGCTATTAGCACAGGTAAATCTCAACTTTCTCTGGTTTGTTGTTTCCCAAACGCAGGTCGGCAAGACGGGTTATGTCTATGTAGTCGATGAGCGTAATTTTCTGATTGCTCAAAAGGGTAGTAAGCCAGAAAATTTTCAACTTCAAGATATATCTAAGCGCCCTTTCTTTCAATTTTTGAAAGCATCAAAAGATACTAAGCACCTTAATGTTTATCGGGGTCTAAAACAGGTAGAAGTATTGGGCGCCAGTGCCTTAGTTCGGAGCGTGAATTGGAATGTGGTTGTAGAACTGCCAACGGCTGAGGCGTATGCTCCCGTTTACCAGATGCTCTCAGTTATGGGAGGCTCATTGGCGGTGGTGACGATCGTCGCTGTTGGCATTGGCTTTCTATTTATTCGGCAAATTGTGGTGCCCCTCGAGCGCTTAACCGCGGCAGCTACCGAACTCAGTGCGGGGCAATTAGAGACGCGGGTCAACATCCACAGCCAAAACGAACTGGGGACATTGGCGATCGCCTTTAACAACATGGCAACTCAGTTAGAGGAACTGATTAAAGCTGTTGAAGTGGAACGCAATTTCGTTTCAGCCATTCTTGAAATTGCAGGGGCCCTGGTAGTTGTGCTCGACCCCCAGGGACAAATCGTTCGCTTTAACCGAGCTTGCGAACAAGTGACTCATTACTCGTTTAGTGAAGTGAAAGGGCGCTACATTTGGGACTTGTTCCAAAACTCAGACTTAGCAGGACAAGCCAAAACTGCTTTTGAGTCTTTACAATCTGGTAATTTTCCCCAGCAGTATGAAGGCAGTTGGATGAGCAAAGATCGACAACTCAGGCTCATTGCCTGGTCAGATACTGCTTTACTGGACGATCGAGGTGAAATTGAGTACATCATCAAAACAGGCATTGACATTACTGAACGGAAACAGGCAGAAGAAGAACTCAAAGCCTCGGAACAGCGACTATCTTTTATATTCCGCAAAACTTCACTGGCAGTTGTAGAATGGGATTTAAACTTTAAAGTCACTGCTTGGAATCCAGCGGCAGAGCAGATTTTTGGTTACACGGCTACAGAGGCGATCGGACACCATCCCGCAGAATTAATTGTGCCTGCGTCTGCCCGAAAGGTCGTCGATCGAATTATGAACGAGTTGTTGATGCAGGGCCAAGGAATCTACAGCGTCAATGAAAATTTTACAAAAAACGGCAACATCATTATTTGCGAATGGTTCAATACGCCTTTAGTAGGGGATGGTGGCAAGATTGTTGGAGTTGCATCCTTGGCACTGGATATTACTGAGCGCACGCAAGCCGAAGCTGCGTTAAGGCAAGCAAAAGAGGAAGCTGAGGTTGCACTCAAAACCTTACAGCAAACTCA of Oscillatoria nigro-viridis PCC 7112 contains these proteins:
- a CDS encoding glutamine synthetase III family protein; translation: MSGNESRVQAISQIVNRKLMPARPPKRLEDMWATDVFTLSKMQESLPKSIFKSVKNTVQTGQKLDASVADVVAVAMKDWAISKGALYYAHVFYPLTNGTAEKHDGFISVQGDGSVISEFAGKVLVQGEPDGSSFPNGGIRSTAAARGYTAWDVTSPAYVMETDNGMTLCIPTVFISWTGEALDKKTPLLRSIAAMNKAATRVLKLLGNTEVAPVNSSCGSEQEYFLVDANFSNNRPDLLLAGRTLFGKAPAKGQQFDDHYFGAIPERVQVFMQEVEERMYRLGIPAKTRHNEVAPGQFEIAPVFEAANVASDHQQLTMTILRNTAKKHGFMCLLHEKPFAGINGSGKHVNWSVGNATQGNLLDPGDTPHSNIQFLVFCGAVIRGVHKYGPLLRAVVATASNDHRLGANEAPPAIISVYLGSQLEDIFAQISRGEVKDSKGRGIMNLGVETLPTFMKDAGDRNRTSPFAFTGNRFEFRAVGSGQSVSGPLVAMNTILADSLDWIANKLESGLANGTELNAAIQTILKEVMDEHGAVVFGGDGYSEEWHKMAVEERGLANLRTTADALPVLKEGYIEDLFEKTGVLTPVELESRYDVYAEQYLLAIEVEAKLVISMAKTIIYPAALRYLAELSGTISKLKEIGIELEKESAEKVAVLVKSMMDTASKLSAALSKHDFASTEDHMQYASQTIRPLMDEVRKYADALEGEVADDLWPLPTYQEMLFVK
- a CDS encoding BMP family protein — encoded protein: MRSRVRVNIVEIPFNKFIGVQKVILLRKAIMRIQSFLKQMTLGALALFFTIACSRSTPNVNSSPEASTSSTFKVALVVTGSKDNNSWSQACFEGLNLIKDKFNAQVDFTGLDGEDSEAALRKYAQSGYDLVIAASGGYIKAAEKVAREFPRTKFALITTYPGNNRNLGAVAFRSGEVGYLTGALAAMKTKSNKVGYIVGASYPVYKEEEALFRRGVKATNPSVQASTAFLNSWIDTDKATKVATDMVASGVDVLTINADEAGLAALKAVTQKPGVFVIGWAKDQYELAPGKVLTSVLQDIPNLVLNVAVLTQQGRWEGKLYKFGLKEKIYDFAPFRGTLTSQEEETFKTIREAVTTGKIDVSP
- a CDS encoding PAS domain S-box protein, encoding MKNQRNDRALPIAKSSPSHPWQRFFSIAHQLRYGLIFLVLLSLLPTGGLLIYLSFQAQIQQSRSLQQERSQTAAAQIDNYLDDLKRKLSYLARVKGLTNFQPQVQQSLLEGLIRHNDAYEAVAILNRKGQVIASVSPYQPLKLEKPANSPLFIRAFKQQEDYVSPVEINPQTHEPTTILAVPIRNQRDEVDGVLLAQVNLNFLWFVVSQTQVGKTGYVYVVDERNFLIAQKGSKPENFQLQDISKRPFFQFLKASKDTKHLNVYRGLKQVEVLGASALVRSVNWNVVVELPTAEAYAPVYQMLSVMGGSLAVVTIVAVGIGFLFIRQIVVPLERLTAAATELSAGQLETRVNIHSQNELGTLAIAFNNMATQLEELIKAVEVERNFVSAILEIAGALVVVLDPQGQIVRFNRACEQVTHYSFSEVKGRYIWDLFQNSDLAGQAKTAFESLQSGNFPQQYEGSWMSKDRQLRLIAWSDTALLDDRGEIEYIIKTGIDITERKQAEEELKASEQRLSFIFRKTSLAVVEWDLNFKVTAWNPAAEQIFGYTATEAIGHHPAELIVPASARKVVDRIMNELLMQGQGIYSVNENFTKNGNIIICEWFNTPLVGDGGKIVGVASLALDITERTQAEAALRQAKEEAEVALKTLQQTQAQLIQAEKMSGLGQLVAGVAHEINNPVNFIYGNLSHTADYTQNLLQLIQLYQQTYPTNTQIQEKIEEFELEFISEDLPKILTSMKVGADRIRQIVLSLRNFSRLDEAEMKPVDIHEGIESTLMILQNRLKAKPDHPAIEIVKDYGDLPLVECYAGQLNQVFMNILANAIDALENYDNQRSRKDIQKNPSRITITTKLVTNETGPAASKNVVIQVKDNGPGMTETVRQQVFNPFFTTKATGKGTGLGLSISYQIVVDKHGGLLQCFSQPHQGAEFRIEIPVLQSGAVALVGQKT